The genomic stretch CTATCTACCGGCTGGATGAGAGTTCCCTGGGGCGGGATCTTATTCTTTCCTCGATCGAAAAAGATCCCCTTCCGACTAACGTTCTGCAATAAAGGATAATCATTTTCCGTATCTCCAAAGGCGAGATCGTAACTCTTGTTTCCACTCGCTAAACGGAAAAAATTCACCTTTCCCATTCCATAGGTAAACGGTTCTTCCAGATCAGAACTGAGAATTCCGTTCTTTTCGATAAGCCTCATACCCAGAACATTTTGCCTGGAGATTCCCCAGAGTTCGGAGACTTCTTGGATCACTTCTTTGGGAGAAGCGGTTGCGATCCATAGCTCCGACTTTAAACCTTGGAGTTCTTTGATAAATTCGAAAAGAGGCTTATAAGGGCGCACAACTTCTTTTAGGAGTTCCTTCTGGTGTGCCTGCCAAACTGTTCTCGCGGTTTCTCTCAATTCTTCGGAAGATCTGCCGGAAAAGATCCAGGTGGACCAGCGATACGCCGCTTCTAATCCTTGTGCCTCTATCTTTGCCTCATAATATTTCCAAACCTCGTCCATAAAGGAAGAAGGCTTCGTCTTTCGAAGCAGATCCATCTTCTCCGCAATGGGAGGTTCCGGAAAAAAGGGAGAAATGTCTCTGATCCAAGGCAATCCTTTCAGAAGAAGGTCACAAAACACTGCTTCTCCGAAATCGCCTCGGACTAACGTATTATCAAAATCGAATACAGCGACTAAGGGTTTCCCCTCACCCAAGATCTCTTCTAAGAAAGAATAGATCTCTGGTTTCCAATCGGAAGATTGCAACAAGGGGTTATTGTTGGATGGTCTCTTTCGCAATCGCGACTTGAGCTTCTTTGTCTGCGAGGAAAGGAGGAAGATAATGCTCCGGATTCAGAACCACGTTTTGGTATCTGACTTCGAAGTGAACATGAGGCCCAGTCGTATGTCCTGTGTTTCCGGAAAGAGCAAGAACCTGTCCTTTCTTGATCTTATCTCCTTGCTTCACAAAAAGGAGTGAATTGTGGGCATATAAGGTTTGGATCCCGTTGATCTGAGGATGCTGAACCACTACTCTGAGTCCATAGCCTCCGTCTCTCTTGGAATCAACCACAACTCCGTCAGCCGCAGCGATTACGATGGAACCATTCGGGCAGGCAATATCCACTCCTGCATGCAATGCGTTCCATCTTCTTCCCAAGCGAGAAGTTACTCTGGAATATTTAAAGCTCAAAGGCCAGATCAACTCTCTGGAATCGGAGTTAAAGATCTCGCGACCCTTGTCTTCTAAGAGAAGATTTCTTGTATAATTGCTATTATAAGGGAAGAATACAGGCTCTGAATTTTGGATTTTGCTTCCGTCATAAATCCCATTGAGAAGACGAACCTCTCTTTCAGAAGTTCCGAACTTATGATATAGATCTTCGAGGGATTCTTTTACTTTTCCTGGTACGATCCAGATGCCTTCTCTGGATTGATAGGTTTGGATAAACTGGTTATCTACCTTTACTTCTTCTAAATATGTATTTGCGAAGGACTTCCAAGAAATGAAGATAAGAGCAGATGCGCCCACTATGGATAGAATCGTTGTCTTTTTCATTTGGTTCTTTCCTTTTTGCGCCGCCAAAAAATCTCTTAAAACAAAACTACTGTTTTTAAGATCGGCAGTTAATTTCCGAAAGTTCAACCTATCCTCCCTGTCCACAATCTTGGGACAAGGATTTTTCACCACCTAAATCTAAGAGAATTTGCGAAAATAAACGAATCATGACGAAAAACAACAAAATCAAATAAATATCTATCTATTATGATAAATTATGCTATTTTTCTTTTAATTTTAGAAATTTTTGGGCTCGAGAGGCTCGACTAAAGGGAAAAAATTGCCTGTTTCCGAAAAGTTTTCAGAAAATCTGAGTAGAAAACGTCGGCAGTCCTTGGCAATTTTCGAAGATCTTGGACATAAGCTGAATCCCTCAAGGGCCCTATTTTCAGTCGAAAACCACCCTTTTCGAGGAGAATTCCCCCGAAGTCGTAACACCCTTACCCGAGGATCCGATCTTTCAACTCAGGAGTCGGCATTCTACAGGCCTCTTGCCTTCCGAACCAACGATATCGGTTCTTGGCGACCAGATCATAGATCTTATTACGGATCCATCCAGGAACGAGATACCCAAGCCCGAAAATCCTCCAGATCCCTCCGAGGGAAGAGGCAATTTTGAGGACTGCATTGGACTTGCTGTATATCCTTGCGCCATCCCAGAACAGGATGCTGTCGATTCCGCGGGTTTCTTCTTCCAAATGATGTTCTAAAATTAGATTTCTTGCAAATTCGGATTGGAGACTCGCGTATTTCAATCTTCTCTTCGTGTCCAGATCCAGAAGAAGATTCACTGTTCCGTTACACAGATTGCAAACACC from Leptospira semungkisensis encodes the following:
- a CDS encoding HAD family hydrolase, with product MLQSSDWKPEIYSFLEEILGEGKPLVAVFDFDNTLVRGDFGEAVFCDLLLKGLPWIRDISPFFPEPPIAEKMDLLRKTKPSSFMDEVWKYYEAKIEAQGLEAAYRWSTWIFSGRSSEELRETARTVWQAHQKELLKEVVRPYKPLFEFIKELQGLKSELWIATASPKEVIQEVSELWGISRQNVLGMRLIEKNGILSSDLEEPFTYGMGKVNFFRLASGNKSYDLAFGDTENDYPLLQNVSRKGIFFDRGKNKIPPQGTLIQPVDSWETIEIPL
- a CDS encoding M23 family metallopeptidase, with translation MAAQKGKNQMKKTTILSIVGASALIFISWKSFANTYLEEVKVDNQFIQTYQSREGIWIVPGKVKESLEDLYHKFGTSEREVRLLNGIYDGSKIQNSEPVFFPYNSNYTRNLLLEDKGREIFNSDSRELIWPLSFKYSRVTSRLGRRWNALHAGVDIACPNGSIVIAAADGVVVDSKRDGGYGLRVVVQHPQINGIQTLYAHNSLLFVKQGDKIKKGQVLALSGNTGHTTGPHVHFEVRYQNVVLNPEHYLPPFLADKEAQVAIAKETIQQ
- a CDS encoding thiol-disulfide oxidoreductase DCC family protein, which codes for MILEEARVSILLFDGVCNLCNGTVNLLLDLDTKRRLKYASLQSEFARNLILEHHLEEETRGIDSILFWDGARIYSKSNAVLKIASSLGGIWRIFGLGYLVPGWIRNKIYDLVAKNRYRWFGRQEACRMPTPELKDRILG